The Athene noctua chromosome 10, bAthNoc1.hap1.1, whole genome shotgun sequence genome segment CTTGCATCTCTGTTCATCCTGAACGCTGCCTTTGATTTCTGGGTGTACTTCAAATACACAgtggcaccgaccagcctggtcgcgagTCCTCGCCAGCAGACCCTGCTGGGCTTGCAGAATGCAGCTGGGTGCAGTCAATATCTCcggcaattctttttttttttttttttgcttgtttcaagATGGtgtctgtctcaagggcaggattctctagcgaagcaagttctgaatcgcctcctctgacaggagcagtaaactgaattacccgcagcgtattaaaattcaccGCATCAAGTGATAATTTGAtgagtgtttgtgggagaactggaggggaaacaaacacagacggtgggaaagggcaggatgagagcggcggCTGccggacagggagggacttgaaccctgtgaggtcGGGCAAGGAATTTGTGACTTGTCCATGGAACTAGGATCtgggcagagagcgcaggttcatatttaattttgatgtcttaCTACTGTCACGCTGGGTAAGGAGAACCgaaggagagggacagacagacctTCTTGTGAAGTCTGAAATGAGCCTCGAGAGTGGTCACTCAGAAAGCTTTTGAAGATCAAAgcaaagttctaaaaagaacctgACAAGGCAAATATACCAAAAGCGGAATGCTGGCACGGTAGTATTGCGCTCTGCTCGTCTGCCCTAGAAAATGGGGAGCAGACAGTTGTAACGCTGTAACACCAAGGTTTGAGCATCTCCCGTGTTTATTTGCACAGATCAATTGAGACATTCAGCGGCTCAAGATGCACAGAGTAGGCAGGTAGAGGAGCTGATGAAATAGGTGATGGAATAGAGAACCCTCCTGCGTTAAGCAAGGTGCCTGGTAACACTgaactgaaatctgaagctgcaggattCGTGCTGAGTTGTGGTcctgtgtctcagtcttctctttttttttctgtcagtggctTGACTGCCGTGTTCTGTGGgggccagatttttctagcatccCTTCTAGCATCTTTTCTAAATCGCCTTAAGCTGGCGTTGTGTGTGCGTCTAAAGCGGGGAGGAGAGTTTGGGGCTGCTGCATCCGCAATGCTCATTCTGGCTTTCCCTTCCGGCACCTTCTCCTCTGCCCCGGGGCCAGAGTGTGCTGAGTTACAGCCCGTCACGCTGCCCTCGCACCCACCCACAGTTTGGTACCGGTTGTGTCCCGCGGCACAGCCCCCAAGGACGGGCTCTGCCAAACGGCAGCGCTTCTTACAGCCTTACTGGAACCTCTTccccgagcagcagctgcactTCAGGTAAGGACCAGGACAGCTCCCCAGGGTGCAGTTTGGGTCTTTGCttggtgccctgtgctgctgaaggggAGCGGTAGCCAGTGGAGAgttgtctatgtgtgtgtttgctccttttgcaAAGCGGATCTAAATTTGTCGTATGGGGATTTGTCCTTCTTCCCTAGTGCCGCTTCCTTCCGTTTAGAGcagctggtttgtttcagaacaagGCAAAACCAAGCAatcaaaatgtaagtgcaaagGAGACCAAAAAGACGCAACCCAGACCCCAAACAGGAGTCTTTTACGTTCATGTCGTTTAGAAATCAAGGTGGAATTCTGTCTGCCTTCTATGACACAACCGTTTTCCTTTGCCCAAGGtttccagccccagctcctctcccagcaggtcaCCGTCCCCCAGTAGCGCTGGGCCAGTGGAAAGCGGCGGGTTAAGGTCTCGTTGCCGCTCTTCCCCCGCTCTGTGTAATTCTACGGGCGCGGAGGAGGATGTGACAGACCTCAAGGCACTGCACGCCTTCCTTtggagagaggaacagaagcgACAGAGAGTTCAACTCGGTAAAAACCAAACTGATTTGATGGGAAAAGCTTGGTCAGGAGAAGGGGCTGGGTTTATTGGAGGTTGGCTTTTACGGATGAGAAAAGTCCCAAAGGATTCCAGTGCAGCCTACTAGGAGATAGACCTGACTCGTTTATGGTGATCGCCTGTGACCTTGGTAAAGGTGGCTGCTGACTAGTGGAGTCTTTTCCTGAGGGGTTCGGACGTGAGGTGGGACACCATCATTTCTACCTGTCTCCATGGCCCTCAGGATGTTTTCCTCCAGAGTTTTGCTGGGGATGAGCTGGGAATGTGTGCTGAAAGATCGTCTCTGTGGCACTTGTTGGCCGTAGCGGCCCGTGATAAGCTGCCGGGCTCTGTTGCCGTGTGATGAGAGGGATATCTTGTGGAGAAGGCGTTTCAGATGCGGGGGGTGAATtacctgcaggcagtttttgtcctGGATAGGGACAGTCGGGGTGCAGTCGGTGTTTCTGCAGACTGACCTCAGTGTCCGTATTCATGGCAGTTCGTGTCCGTGTGTCTGGCCAAAGCCTCCACCCgctgtgcctgtgctgttgcATTGAGAACTTCTATGCAATGACTGCACGTGCGTGTTTAATGAAGGAATCGTTTCAGGGTGTTTGGATTCCAGCTCTCCTTCCATCAGCCCAGCTTTTGGGAACTGCAGCCGTTCCATCGCCGACTGCGTgcaggtgctgagaaagttcCGGTACCAGCTGGCCTGCAGGCCCCGGGCCCCATCACCACACAAGGATGTACCTGACCTGCGCTCGATATGGGCTGCAGAAGAGGTAAATTCCACGGCGAAAGTGGTCAGGAGAGAGAAACGGGTCTGTAAAGTACACAGCTTTGTGCAGAGGTTTGGATTTGAGCTGCGTCAAAAAAGTGGGAGAGAGAAATCCTCTAGCTCTGAGCTGTCTTCATCCAGCTTGCGAGGCTCCTGGTCACTGTAAATGGCCATTGCAAACTCTGAATTGTAGTGGGAAAAGTATTTTTCCCTTGGAGAGCAAGGCTCACACTGGATACAGTAAATTTCTGATCTAAAACTGGAGTTGGAAGGGATTTGTGTTTAACCCCGTGGAACAGCTGAAGGATATAAAGCATAAAGCCTTTACGCTGGCGTCTGAAAGAAGTCTGATGCCAAGGAATGCCACTCCCGTGGCTTCACTGAAATAGGATCGATTATTTCCTACGTTACTTGAATGAAACTGCCCATTCAGGTACCTCTTTCATCAAGCCTgcagttcagagcaattttatCCTCATAGAGCAGAGAGCTTCAGACTGACTTTGGCCTCGTGGCGGGTGGCTGTAGCGTGACTGGAGAGTGAGCGCATCCTCCGTGAAGCTGCTGTAGGAGTCCCGTGATCCAGCCAGCAGGCGtataagaatttggggaaaaatgcgaTTGGAATGATGTAGCTAGTGTCAGAAGTTGTCACAGACCCTAAAAACTCTTGGTATTCTCGGAAGTTCTTACACGTACTTAATGAACCTTTCCATAGGTCTGGGCACGGGTGACGATGCAGCGCCACCTCCTTGGTCCCGTGGATTCCTGGACCACGAAGGTCAGAAACGTAAGTCCCGTCTGGGGCCGAGACGTCCCGTCTCTGTGACaaggtttggttttccttgctggaaCCCAGACTGCTAAATTggtatttctgcagtatttctaacTCACTCCCCCGGGCTCAAAGCGTGGAAAATTCCAACCcaaaggctgggtttttttctgactgtcccGAGCAGCGTAATAAAATCAAAAGGGAAAACCTCAATCTTAGTTAGcaacagcccttgctggagcagggcagagtgaATTGCACACGGTGGCAAAATAATGAGTCGGTCTGGCTTTGGATTGCCCCTTCACTCACAGCATCTATCAGGtctaaagttttgcttgtgtgttttgtgtgtttttttgttttttaataagagttGTGAAAAGCAAAGATGGGTATGAGATCCATGCCAGATTGCTGAGCATCTATTCCTAAACCCAGGGCTAGCGCGCTTCAGTTATCAAATCCCACACGGAGTGCTTTTCAGCTTCTTGATTTCCCCAGACAAATGTGAGAGAGAGTGGCCTCATCAAAGTATAAATTCCCTTTATGGCTGGAGGGCTGTGTTCCTAATGCCCCTTTCCTCACGGttcagaaaagctgcagaaagaaaagctttatctgatactttctagagatgtgttttcctgactcctttatttgaattttctggtcttttagacctgttaggtttttttagaccttttagtccatttctgtactgaattttctggtcttttagaaagtattagaGAGTCACTGAAACTCCACCTAACTTGATATGCTAACTGAATTCCTTTTCTCCTTGGTTGGCTTCAGCATTTCCGTTGTTAAGCTCCTTTGTGATTGTAACAGTGATGATTAGTAGGATGTAAGCTAAAGGTTGgggatttttaaacatttttcttgcttctgacctcttgaattttcacctttttctttcctagtgGATTAATGAGACTATTGTAGTGCCACTTGTCCAAAAGATTGAGTCTGTGCGCATTCAGCTGCAAAGAATGGTGTGTCCAGAGTTGCAGATCAGAGGTAGGATGAGGCTTTGgagcccccttccccccctctttgcttcccccaccccttccctgcttccttcc includes the following:
- the LOC141964345 gene encoding transmembrane protein 209-like, whose translation is MLILAFPSGTFSSAPGPECAELQPVTLPSHPPTVWYRLCPAAQPPRTGSAKRQRFLQPYWNLFPEQQLHFRSPSPSSAGPVESGGLRSRCRSSPALCNSTGAEEDVTDLKALHAFLWREEQKRQRVQLGCLDSSSPSISPAFGNCSRSIADCVQVLRKFRYQLACRPRAPSPHKDVPDLRSIWAAEEVWARVTMQRHLLGPVDSWTTKVRNWINETIVVPLVQKIESVRIQLQRMVCPELQIRGCLSICAAEAVSRRSPAKQMLLACGRDCAEAIGRRPWVMQFRGYG